The Deltaproteobacteria bacterium nucleotide sequence GGGGCGGTGGCGGCGCTCTCGGTCGATTACGCCGACGTCGGAGTACAGACCGGCGAGATGGCTCTGGCGGTGTTGCGCGGTGCCTCGATCTCGGCCCTACCCCCGGCAGCGCCGCGTAAAGTGACCCTCGCACTCAACCTGCAAACCGCGGCGCATCTCGGCTTGAGCATCGCCGCCGACCTCCAGCGTGAGGCGCGGGAGCTGGTGCAATGACACCGCCGGCCCGGCCCGAACCGGTATCGGGACGCGCCCGCCGCCGCTGGGGCTTCGCGACCAGGTTGGCACTGGCGAACTCGCTGCTCATAGTCGTGGCCTGCTTGACCCTGGGCTGGATCATCGTGCGGCGCGACCTCGAGGAAATCAGCCGCAGCCTAGTCGAGCGCGGCCGCACCATCAGCTTGTACTTGGCCCGCGATGCCGAGCTCAGCATCCTCACCGGCGACACACAGGCGCTCGAACAACTCGCCCACAGTGCGCACGTCCAACACGATGTCGTGTACTGCCGGTTCTTCGATCGCGGCGGCCGCCTGTTGAGCTCGGACGGCGACACCGGCGACATCGCCGCCGCGGCCACTAGCAACGAAGGGCTGGGGGCGGTGGGACCGCTGGCGCGCACGCCGCAGGTGTGGGAATTCCAAGCCCCGGTTCTGACGGCCGATAGCCGCCGCCAACGCGAGGAGCTCGAGTTCGGGGAGGAGCCGCCTGCACTACAGCGGCCGCAGCTGGCGGCCCAGCAACGCATCGGCACCGTCGTGATCGGGATCTCATTGGTACCGTTGCACGCGCTGCGGCAGCGAGTTTTCGTTACCGCCGCCTTCTTCGCCGCCCTGGTGACGGTGCTCGCCGTCATCGGGGCGGTAGTGATGGCGCGGGCGATCACCCACCCGCTGCAAACCCTAGCCAAAGCCGCCGACGCCATCGCCCGCGGCGAGTGGAACAGCAGCGTCGCTATCCATACCCGCGACGAGGTCGGCGCGCTGGCGGCTTCGTTCAACACCATGGTGCACAGTGTGGCCAGCAGCCGCGCCGCGCTGGAGGACTACAGCCGCACCTTGGAGGAAAAGGTGCAAGCCCGCACCGAACGTCTGGAGGTGCTCAACCGCGAGCTGCAAGAAGCTAACCGGCTGAAATCCGAGTTCGTGGCCACTGTCTCACACGAGCTGCGCACGCCGTTGAACGTGATCATGGGCTACTGCGAGATGCTGATGTCGGGGGCCGGCGGCCGCATCAGCGACGAGCAGCGCACCATGCTGACTACGATCGAACGTTACTCGCAGCAGCAACTCGAGCTGGTGACCAACGTTTTGGACTTCTCGCGCCTGGCTTCGGGCAAAGTGTCGCTGCACGTCGAGCGCTTCGCCCTAGCACCGCTGCTGGCCGACATCGCCACCCCTTACCAGGCGCGCCTGGCGCAAGCCGGCATCCAGTTCAGCACCAGCGTGGCCGCCGGCGTGCCCGAGCTGCGCACCGACCGTATCAAGCTGCAAGAGGTCATCCGCAACCTGGTGGATAACGCCGTCAAACACACCGCCGCCGGCCGCATTGCCGTTGACGCCCGCGTCAGTGCCGCGAGCGCAATGCTGCTGATCGAGGTTCGCGATACCGGCCCGGGTATTCCCGCCGAGGCTTTGCCCGGCATCTTCGAGCCCTTCCACCAAGCGGTGCGCAACAGCGGCAGCGCCGCCGGCGGCGTCGGCCTGGGGCTGAGCATCGTCAAACATCTGGTGAACGTACTCGGCGGCACGGTCGCGGTCGAAAGCCGCCTCGGCGAGGGCTCCGCCTTCAGCGTCGAAATACCCGCCCGCCTCGATGGCCCGAGCGACCGCGACAGTCCTGTACCCGCACCCTCTCCGCCGGCCGCCAGCGACCTCGCTGCGCTCTAGCAGCGCGTCATACGATTGTAACATCACTCGCCTTGACCAGCGCCGGTTAAGACGCAATCGTGCTCGCCATGGCAACGGCGCAACGTGCGGACAAGGTCTGGAAGAGTGACGCGCTGGTGCGGATCTTCCTCCAAGGGGTGCGCGGCGGCATTCCCTTTGCCGCCGAGCAGATCGATATCATGCTGCGCGTCATCGCCGCGGGCGGCGTGCCGCTACGCCGCTTCGCCGATCTCGGCTGTGGCGGCGGCACGCTCACCCGCGCCCTGCTGGCGCGCCATCGCGGCGCGCGGCCGACGTTGGTCGACTTCTCCGAGCCGATGCTCGCCGAGGCCCGCAGCGCCTTGGCTCACTGCGACCCCGCACCCAGTTTTGTTCTGGCCGACTTGGCCGCGAGCGAGTGGCGGCACGCGCTGGCAACCGACGCGCCCTTCGACGCGGTTGTCTCGGGCTACGCCATCCACCACCTGCCGGATGAGCGCAAGCGCACGCTCTACGGCGAGATCTTCGACCTGCTGGCGCCGGGCGGGATGTTCGTCAACGTCGAGCACGTCGCCTCCAGCACGCCGTGGGTCGGGCAGGTCTCCGACGAGCTGATGATCGACTCGCTACACGCCTTCCATCAGCGCCAGGGCAGCGACAAGACCCGGGCTCAGGTGGCCGCTGAATTCGTCCATCGCCCCGACAAAGCCGCCAACATCCTGGTGGCAGTGGAACGACAGTGCGAGTGGCTACGTGCCGCCGGCTTCGCCGACGTCGACTGCTACTTCAAGGCGTTCGAGCTGGCAGTGTTCGGCGGCCGCCGCCCCGCCTGAGCCTGCCCGGCACCGTCCGGCTCAGGGACAGATTGCGGGCTGAAGCCTGGGATACCCAGGCGTTGGATGTGGGTGGCGTTAGTGCCTTCTTCGTAGCGCGGTAGCTTACCGTCAGCCCGCCAGAGCCGGTATGCG carries:
- a CDS encoding HAMP domain-containing protein; its protein translation is MTPPARPEPVSGRARRRWGFATRLALANSLLIVVACLTLGWIIVRRDLEEISRSLVERGRTISLYLARDAELSILTGDTQALEQLAHSAHVQHDVVYCRFFDRGGRLLSSDGDTGDIAAAATSNEGLGAVGPLARTPQVWEFQAPVLTADSRRQREELEFGEEPPALQRPQLAAQQRIGTVVIGISLVPLHALRQRVFVTAAFFAALVTVLAVIGAVVMARAITHPLQTLAKAADAIARGEWNSSVAIHTRDEVGALAASFNTMVHSVASSRAALEDYSRTLEEKVQARTERLEVLNRELQEANRLKSEFVATVSHELRTPLNVIMGYCEMLMSGAGGRISDEQRTMLTTIERYSQQQLELVTNVLDFSRLASGKVSLHVERFALAPLLADIATPYQARLAQAGIQFSTSVAAGVPELRTDRIKLQEVIRNLVDNAVKHTAAGRIAVDARVSAASAMLLIEVRDTGPGIPAEALPGIFEPFHQAVRNSGSAAGGVGLGLSIVKHLVNVLGGTVAVESRLGEGSAFSVEIPARLDGPSDRDSPVPAPSPPAASDLAAL
- a CDS encoding class I SAM-dependent methyltransferase; this encodes MATAQRADKVWKSDALVRIFLQGVRGGIPFAAEQIDIMLRVIAAGGVPLRRFADLGCGGGTLTRALLARHRGARPTLVDFSEPMLAEARSALAHCDPAPSFVLADLAASEWRHALATDAPFDAVVSGYAIHHLPDERKRTLYGEIFDLLAPGGMFVNVEHVASSTPWVGQVSDELMIDSLHAFHQRQGSDKTRAQVAAEFVHRPDKAANILVAVERQCEWLRAAGFADVDCYFKAFELAVFGGRRPA